The following proteins come from a genomic window of Sphaerisporangium rubeum:
- a CDS encoding polysaccharide deacetylase family protein: MMRRWLPILTVTLTAVVAASPLAAADPAGRSGEAGTTGAAAKTGTAARTGTVTTAAKARTVDCAKVKCIALTFDDGPGRHTGKLLKTLSKNKTKVTFFLMGRQADRYPGTARAIARAGHEIGNHTYDHPHLTSLYDGLIRDELVRAQDSIERATGRRPTLMRPPYGDTDERVSGIAAELGLAQILWNRTARDWELRNTKAITKRVLGDAARDKVVLMHDIWPETVAAMPGILRSLKKKGYHVVTVSTLLRGRELGAGETYPVSGWR; the protein is encoded by the coding sequence ATGATGCGGCGGTGGCTCCCGATCCTGACGGTGACGCTGACGGCGGTGGTGGCGGCGTCGCCGCTCGCCGCGGCCGACCCGGCAGGGAGGAGCGGCGAGGCCGGGACGACCGGCGCGGCCGCGAAGACCGGCACCGCGGCGAGAACCGGCACGGTCACGACGGCGGCCAAGGCCCGGACGGTCGACTGCGCCAAGGTGAAGTGCATCGCGCTGACCTTCGACGACGGCCCCGGACGCCACACCGGCAAGCTCCTCAAGACGCTGAGCAAGAACAAGACCAAGGTCACGTTCTTCCTGATGGGCCGGCAGGCCGATCGGTACCCCGGCACGGCGCGCGCCATCGCACGCGCGGGCCACGAGATCGGCAACCACACCTACGACCACCCGCACCTGACGTCCCTGTACGACGGCCTGATCCGCGACGAGCTGGTACGCGCGCAGGACTCCATCGAGCGGGCCACCGGACGGCGTCCCACCCTGATGCGGCCCCCGTACGGCGACACCGACGAACGGGTGTCCGGCATCGCCGCCGAGCTCGGCCTCGCGCAGATCCTGTGGAACCGCACGGCCCGCGACTGGGAGCTGCGGAACACCAAGGCCATCACCAAGCGGGTGCTCGGCGACGCGGCGCGCGACAAGGTCGTGCTGATGCACGACATCTGGCCGGAGACGGTCGCCGCGATGCCCGGCATCCTGCGGTCGCTCAAGAAGAAGGGCTACCACGTCGTCACGGTGAGCACGCTGCTGCGGGGCCGCGAACTCGGTGCAGGCGAGACGTACCCGGTGAGCGGCTGGCGCTGA
- a CDS encoding DUF397 domain-containing protein, whose product MSDTGEKSELYAMDISDVTWLSAPGSTSDDRIEIAYLPGGAVALRNPADPNGTVLRYTAGEWRAFVLGVRDGEFDD is encoded by the coding sequence ATGAGCGACACAGGTGAGAAGAGCGAGCTGTACGCCATGGACATCTCCGATGTCACCTGGCTGAGCGCACCAGGCAGCACGTCCGACGACCGCATCGAGATCGCCTACCTCCCCGGTGGCGCCGTCGCGCTGCGCAACCCCGCCGACCCCAACGGCACCGTGCTGCGGTACACGGCCGGCGAGTGGCGCGCCTTCGTCCTCGGCGTCCGCGACGGCGAGTTCGACGACTGA
- the guaA gene encoding glutamine-hydrolyzing GMP synthase, with translation MSEFDTVLVVDFGAQYAQLIARRVRECHVYSEIVPSTMPVAEMLAKRPKAIILSGGPASVYAEGAPAAPEGLFETGVPTFGICYGFQEMARVLGGQVAHTGISEYGRTQLTVGREGVLLSGLPATQSVWMSHGDSVVAAPQGFQVTGWTPDTPVAVMEAPDRGLYGVQFHPEVLHSDHGQAVLKHFLDAAGCRPSWTMLNIVEDAVDAVRAQVGPRGRAICGLSGGVDSAVAAAIVQRAIGDRLTCVFVDHGLLRKGEAEQVERDFVAATGVRLRVVDAAERFLKALSGVTDPEEKRKIIGREFIRVFEDEQRAIMADGPVDFLVQGTLYPDVVESGGGTGAANIKSHHNVGGLPDDLRFSLVEPLRTLFKDEVRRAGEELGLPPAMVWRQPFPGPGLGIRIVGEVTADRLSILREADAIAREELSRAGLDREIWQCPVVLLADVRSVGVQGDGRTYGHPVVLRPVSSEDAMTADWSRVPYDVLARISTRITNEVREINRVVLDVTSKPPGTIEWE, from the coding sequence GTGTCTGAGTTCGACACGGTCCTGGTCGTCGACTTCGGCGCTCAGTACGCGCAGTTGATCGCTCGGCGGGTGCGTGAGTGCCACGTGTACTCCGAGATCGTCCCGTCCACCATGCCGGTGGCCGAGATGCTCGCGAAGCGGCCCAAGGCCATCATCCTGTCCGGCGGCCCCGCGTCGGTGTACGCCGAAGGCGCGCCGGCCGCGCCTGAGGGCCTGTTCGAGACCGGCGTGCCGACGTTCGGCATCTGCTACGGCTTCCAGGAGATGGCCCGGGTCCTCGGCGGCCAGGTCGCGCACACCGGCATCTCCGAGTACGGCCGCACCCAGCTCACCGTGGGCCGCGAAGGCGTGCTGCTGTCCGGCCTGCCGGCGACCCAGTCGGTGTGGATGTCCCACGGCGACAGCGTGGTCGCCGCGCCGCAGGGCTTCCAGGTGACCGGCTGGACCCCCGACACCCCCGTGGCCGTCATGGAGGCTCCCGACCGCGGGCTGTACGGCGTGCAGTTCCACCCCGAGGTCCTGCACTCCGACCACGGCCAGGCCGTGCTCAAGCACTTCCTCGACGCCGCCGGCTGCCGTCCGTCCTGGACGATGCTCAACATCGTCGAGGACGCCGTCGACGCCGTGCGCGCTCAGGTGGGCCCGCGGGGCCGCGCCATCTGCGGCCTGTCGGGTGGCGTCGACTCCGCCGTGGCCGCCGCCATCGTGCAGCGCGCCATCGGTGACCGGCTGACCTGCGTGTTCGTCGACCACGGCCTGCTGCGCAAAGGCGAGGCCGAGCAGGTGGAGCGCGACTTCGTGGCCGCCACCGGGGTCAGGCTGCGCGTCGTGGACGCCGCCGAGCGTTTCCTCAAGGCGCTGTCCGGGGTGACCGACCCCGAGGAGAAGCGCAAGATCATCGGCCGTGAGTTCATCCGCGTCTTCGAGGACGAGCAGCGGGCCATCATGGCCGACGGCCCCGTCGACTTCCTCGTGCAGGGCACCCTCTACCCCGACGTGGTGGAGTCCGGCGGCGGCACCGGCGCCGCCAACATCAAGTCCCACCACAACGTCGGCGGCCTTCCGGACGATCTGAGGTTCTCCCTGGTGGAGCCGCTGCGCACCCTCTTCAAGGACGAGGTGCGCCGCGCCGGCGAGGAGCTCGGCCTCCCTCCCGCCATGGTCTGGCGCCAGCCGTTCCCCGGCCCCGGTCTCGGCATCCGCATCGTCGGCGAGGTCACCGCCGACCGCCTGTCCATCCTGCGCGAGGCCGACGCCATCGCGCGCGAGGAGCTGTCCCGCGCCGGCCTGGACCGCGAGATCTGGCAGTGCCCCGTGGTCCTGCTGGCCGACGTCCGCTCCGTCGGCGTCCAGGGGGACGGCCGCACGTACGGCCACCCCGTGGTCCTGCGTCCCGTCAGCAGCGAGGACGCCATGACCGCCGACTGGTCCCGCGTCCCCTACGACGTGCTCGCCAGGATCTCCACCCGCATCACCAACGAGGTCCGCGAGATCAACCGCGTCGTCCTCGACGTCACCAGCAAGCCGCCCGGCACCATCGAGTGGGAGTGA
- a CDS encoding DUF2157 domain-containing protein yields the protein MNATTRVPVRRLAWMHGELARWQADGLIDAATASRIADRYVPGRRLSLERLILVLGGGFLGVGLIWLVSANLYRISPTVRFAGILIVWLGAVALGEILARTVRPGGGVEAARLVAVLAGGGVVFQAAQSLQVPAYDSGLLGVWAAGSLAYAYATGSRGPLSAALTLGAGWYGWFAGERVSSAGGVAVALVVAGAVSVAVAVLHESRWRPEFAPLWRLAGVVLVLVGLFVAAFPGSPQSGGLYGSVAIWPGLVAVVIAGAAAFLLGDTERRREVVAVVLMLVAAMLLAAWGAEPPRYPEGPGAAQTARAVAGTLVYVLSAVWFAVVAARRDLAPLVYVVTAALVLFVTVQSFAVFQPLLSGAALFLVLGVVFLVTGVLVDYGRRRLMRVVR from the coding sequence ATGAACGCGACGACCCGGGTGCCGGTGCGGCGCCTGGCGTGGATGCACGGTGAGCTGGCCCGCTGGCAGGCCGACGGCCTGATCGACGCCGCCACCGCCTCCCGGATCGCCGATCGGTACGTCCCCGGCCGCCGGCTGAGCCTGGAGCGGCTCATCCTCGTCCTCGGCGGCGGGTTCCTCGGCGTCGGCCTCATCTGGCTGGTCTCGGCCAACCTCTACCGCATCTCGCCGACGGTCAGGTTCGCCGGCATCCTGATCGTCTGGCTGGGTGCCGTGGCGCTCGGCGAGATCCTCGCGCGGACCGTCCGGCCCGGCGGCGGCGTGGAGGCGGCGCGTCTGGTGGCCGTGCTCGCCGGCGGCGGCGTGGTGTTCCAGGCCGCGCAGAGCCTCCAGGTCCCGGCGTACGATTCCGGTCTGCTCGGCGTGTGGGCCGCGGGTTCCCTGGCCTACGCCTACGCCACCGGGTCCCGAGGGCCGCTGTCGGCCGCGCTGACCCTCGGCGCGGGCTGGTACGGCTGGTTCGCCGGGGAGCGGGTCTCCAGTGCCGGCGGCGTCGCGGTGGCCCTGGTCGTGGCGGGTGCGGTGTCCGTGGCGGTGGCCGTGCTGCACGAGTCGAGGTGGCGGCCGGAGTTCGCGCCGCTGTGGCGCCTGGCCGGGGTGGTTCTCGTGCTCGTCGGGCTGTTCGTCGCCGCCTTCCCGGGTTCGCCGCAGAGCGGCGGCCTGTACGGGTCGGTGGCGATCTGGCCGGGGCTGGTGGCCGTGGTGATCGCCGGGGCCGCCGCCTTTCTGCTGGGGGACACCGAGCGGCGCCGGGAGGTCGTGGCGGTGGTGCTCATGCTCGTCGCCGCGATGCTGCTGGCGGCGTGGGGTGCCGAGCCGCCGCGGTACCCGGAGGGCCCCGGTGCGGCGCAGACCGCGCGGGCCGTCGCCGGCACCTTGGTGTACGTCCTGTCCGCGGTGTGGTTCGCGGTGGTCGCCGCGCGGCGTGACCTGGCGCCGCTGGTGTACGTCGTCACCGCCGCGCTGGTGCTGTTCGTGACGGTGCAGAGCTTCGCGGTGTTCCAGCCGCTGCTGTCGGGTGCGGCGCTGTTCCTCGTGCTCGGCGTGGTGTTCCTCGTCACCGGCGTGCTGGTCGACTACGGCCGGCGCAGGCTCATGAGGGTGGTGCGATGA
- a CDS encoding GDYXXLXY domain-containing protein, with product MSRLTSRPVLVAAAVVLQLALLTVAVWPQLSARLTGTRYRLAVGPVDPVDPFRGAYAALQYPGLPVARGLRPGRVFVPLTRDGAVWKGTGVVVARPAAPPYLTCETRGEGPLSCGIDSLFLPEDAARRVQEELRDDRAAAVVRVDDQGNAAVLDIEPR from the coding sequence ATGAGTCGCCTGACGTCCCGTCCCGTGCTGGTCGCCGCCGCGGTCGTGCTCCAGCTCGCGCTGCTCACGGTCGCGGTGTGGCCGCAGCTGTCGGCCAGGCTCACCGGCACGCGGTACCGTCTCGCCGTGGGCCCGGTGGACCCCGTCGACCCGTTCCGCGGCGCGTACGCCGCGCTCCAGTACCCCGGCCTGCCGGTGGCGCGCGGTCTGCGTCCCGGCCGGGTGTTCGTGCCGCTGACCCGTGACGGCGCGGTGTGGAAGGGGACCGGCGTCGTCGTGGCCCGGCCGGCCGCGCCGCCGTACCTCACCTGCGAGACCCGCGGTGAGGGCCCGCTGAGCTGCGGCATCGACAGCCTGTTCCTGCCTGAGGACGCCGCGCGCCGCGTGCAGGAGGAGCTGCGCGACGACCGCGCCGCCGCCGTGGTGCGGGTGGACGACCAGGGCAACGCGGCCGTGCTGGACATCGAGCCCCGCTGA
- a CDS encoding acyltransferase family protein, whose protein sequence is MSSPRPVPPDSAAHAGRRLAWLDALRGVGAVAVLLEHMLYRFLPGLRPYWMNLGIYGVMVFFLVSGYVIPASLENKGDVRRFWLGRLFRLYPLYLLVIVIVLLSTPLVPVRQGVGADPETVAAHVTMLLDLVWTPGIGETMWTLSYEMAFYLLITALFVGGSHRRSGLFAVLSAVAALGVGLLLARPLTAYVAAELWTFGVMAAGLALVLVGRGWVRAVGAVVVGALAVVLVLVGGRIPWLGPAILSVMFTGTVLYRWERGEISHLWAVAGVAVPLAATPFFAARAGWWADPPVWLATMALVAATFALGMAFRRRRVPRALVWLGLVSYSVYLLHHPLMKLFLAVYGDPRREPLLLQAALAVAYITVVLGLSWVTYRLVERPMQTLGRRLSRALPEPPVPTRGRETVSASNLG, encoded by the coding sequence ATGTCATCCCCCCGGCCGGTTCCTCCGGATAGCGCCGCGCACGCAGGTCGACGTCTGGCGTGGCTGGACGCGCTGCGCGGGGTCGGAGCGGTGGCGGTGCTGCTGGAGCACATGCTCTACCGGTTCCTGCCGGGGTTGCGGCCGTACTGGATGAACCTCGGCATCTACGGGGTCATGGTCTTCTTCCTGGTCAGCGGGTACGTCATCCCGGCCTCGCTGGAGAACAAGGGGGACGTGCGCAGGTTCTGGCTGGGGAGACTGTTCCGGCTCTACCCCCTCTACCTGCTGGTGATCGTGATCGTGCTGCTTTCCACGCCGCTGGTGCCGGTGCGGCAGGGGGTGGGGGCCGATCCCGAGACCGTCGCGGCGCACGTCACCATGCTGCTCGACCTGGTGTGGACCCCGGGGATCGGCGAGACCATGTGGACGCTCTCCTACGAGATGGCGTTCTACCTGCTGATCACGGCCCTGTTCGTCGGCGGGTCGCACCGGCGCAGCGGTCTGTTCGCGGTGCTGTCCGCGGTGGCGGCGCTCGGGGTGGGCCTGCTGCTGGCGCGGCCGCTCACGGCGTACGTGGCGGCGGAGCTCTGGACGTTCGGGGTGATGGCCGCGGGGCTCGCGCTGGTGCTCGTGGGGAGAGGGTGGGTCCGCGCGGTGGGGGCCGTGGTCGTCGGCGCGCTGGCCGTCGTGCTGGTGCTGGTCGGGGGACGCATTCCCTGGCTCGGCCCGGCGATCCTGTCGGTGATGTTCACCGGCACGGTGCTGTACCGCTGGGAACGCGGGGAGATCTCGCATCTGTGGGCCGTCGCGGGGGTGGCGGTGCCGCTGGCCGCCACGCCGTTCTTCGCGGCGCGGGCCGGGTGGTGGGCCGATCCGCCGGTGTGGCTGGCCACCATGGCGCTGGTCGCGGCGACCTTCGCGCTCGGCATGGCGTTCCGGCGCCGGCGGGTGCCGCGCGCGCTGGTCTGGCTGGGGCTGGTCAGCTACTCGGTCTACCTGCTGCACCACCCTTTGATGAAGCTCTTCCTCGCCGTGTACGGCGACCCGCGCCGCGAGCCGCTCCTGCTGCAGGCGGCGCTCGCCGTGGCGTACATCACGGTGGTCCTCGGCCTGAGCTGGGTGACCTACCGCCTGGTGGAGCGGCCCATGCAGACCCTCGGCCGCCGGCTCTCCCGCGCGCTGCCGGAGCCTCCTGTGCCGACGCGGGGCCGCGAGACGGTCTCGGCCAGTAACCTTGGCTGA